A part of Bacteroidales bacterium genomic DNA contains:
- a CDS encoding nucleotidyltransferase, whose protein sequence is MGGSGGGFFNGDGSKKPSDIIEQIKREQERAKAREFESNVNQLINDALQNANDRDIEAVNTHLDTIIQSLNKEIDGNVQTVFGGSVSKHTYVDGLSDVDVLIILNKSELSEKSPSEVNKYFAEQLSQRLPKTKISLGKLAVTAKFSDGIEVQILPSIRTETGIKIAQANGDNWSKVVKPAKFAEKLVSVNQTCNGKVVPVIKLVKSIVSEFPDKRKMSGYHIESMAVSIFSNYNGEKTSKSMLKHFFNKSVSRILSPIKDKTGQTVNTDSYLGAKDSVQRKAISDSLSGIVRKIESAERSGNMDQWKKIL, encoded by the coding sequence ATGGGTGGATCAGGCGGTGGTTTTTTTAATGGAGATGGCTCCAAAAAACCTAGTGATATAATTGAACAAATTAAGCGCGAGCAAGAACGTGCAAAGGCTCGTGAATTTGAAAGTAACGTAAATCAATTGATTAATGACGCATTACAAAATGCAAATGATAGAGATATTGAAGCTGTTAATACGCACCTAGATACAATAATTCAATCTCTAAATAAAGAGATTGACGGAAACGTACAGACTGTTTTTGGTGGTTCTGTGTCGAAACACACATATGTAGACGGTTTAAGCGATGTGGATGTATTAATCATTTTAAATAAATCTGAACTTTCAGAAAAATCTCCTTCTGAGGTTAATAAATATTTTGCTGAACAATTAAGTCAACGTCTTCCTAAAACAAAAATTAGTTTAGGAAAATTAGCTGTAACTGCAAAATTCTCTGATGGTATTGAAGTCCAAATATTGCCTTCTATTAGAACTGAAACTGGAATAAAGATTGCACAGGCAAATGGAGATAATTGGTCGAAAGTTGTGAAGCCTGCGAAATTTGCAGAGAAGCTTGTAAGTGTTAACCAAACATGCAATGGGAAAGTTGTACCAGTAATAAAGCTTGTAAAATCAATTGTATCCGAATTCCCAGATAAACGCAAAATGAGTGGCTATCATATTGAATCGATGGCAGTTTCAATTTTTTCCAATTATAATGGAGAGAAAACTTCAAAATCAATGTTGAAACATTTCTTTAACAAATCGGTCTCAAGGATTTTATCACCAATTAAAGATAAAACTGGGCAGACTGTAAATACGGACTCTTATTTGGGGGCTAAAGATAGTGTTCAACGAAAAGCTATATCCGATAGCCTAAGTGGAATTGTAAGAAAAATAGAATCTGCTGAAAGATCAGGAAATATGGATCAATGGAAAAAAATCTTATAA
- a CDS encoding 7-cyano-7-deazaguanine synthase, translating into MKGKVKSSVLLLFSGGIDSTACIQYYLDLGYSINPVFIKFGQLSEKQELKSAQQICTYYGLNLTELRVETKNTYSSGEIIGRNLMFLANALFNIEDNEVIVLGVHSGTGYYDCSETFVNSFNKIVCESTNGIVRLETPFVNWNKKQIWEYCHIKKIPIELTYSCEKGKETRCGKCATCRDLNILYGG; encoded by the coding sequence ATGAAAGGAAAAGTTAAAAGCAGTGTTTTATTATTATTTAGTGGAGGGATCGATTCTACTGCTTGTATTCAATATTATCTAGATCTTGGGTACTCAATAAATCCTGTTTTTATCAAATTTGGTCAATTGTCCGAAAAACAGGAATTGAAGAGTGCACAGCAAATTTGCACGTATTACGGACTCAACCTAACAGAATTGAGAGTGGAAACAAAAAATACTTATTCCTCCGGAGAAATAATTGGACGCAATCTTATGTTTTTAGCAAATGCTTTATTCAATATAGAAGATAACGAAGTAATTGTTTTAGGCGTTCATTCTGGGACAGGTTACTACGATTGTTCGGAGACTTTTGTGAATAGTTTTAATAAAATTGTTTGTGAATCTACCAATGGAATTGTAAGATTAGAAACACCGTTTGTCAACTGGAATAAAAAGCAAATATGGGAGTATTGTCATATCAAAAAAATTCCAATCGAATTAACTTATAGTTGTGAAAAAGGAAAAGAAACGAGGTGCGGAAAATGTGCCACATGTAGAGATTTAAATATATTATATGGAGGATAA
- a CDS encoding Fic family protein translates to MKKVGFTWLQEKLNIQGFRLTHESYIGTTDKTELSSTNTIVRTFKSKYDVSIDNPMSHLEFALKYDDLNLAFVKEVFTSVDHQTILDYIKANLNRKYQRVIGYLYEFTGNKSIEVNVTTTNYEDILDSSQYVTGNIIKIPKWKVNDNLSGSKNFCPIIRRTTELSELLDWNIEEAIENLKQEYSPEIFKRASYYLYKKESKSSSEIEKEDPSQDRMEKFIAVLEDAGQKPFEESLSEKELVRLQNVIVDPRYADDGFRDFQNYVGQTMRDYTQKIHYVCPPPQFVRSLMQGIVDLNKKTILTETIIKATMVSFGYVYTHPFEDGNGRIHRFLIHDILVRDGIVPNSTILPVSAQILANLDEYDTTLELLSKLIERKVKYDIDDSGEMTVNNASEIEALYRFPDLTNHAVFMARAIQSTVNIDVPEELLFLQCYDELKRDIQSIVDMPDNKVDRMILFLHQNKGKLSGRKRKFYKELNDNEIEQMEQAYTQIFQN, encoded by the coding sequence ATGAAAAAAGTAGGGTTTACATGGCTTCAGGAAAAATTAAATATCCAAGGTTTTCGATTGACGCATGAGTCATACATCGGAACAACAGACAAAACAGAATTAAGTTCAACAAATACGATTGTACGAACATTCAAATCGAAATATGATGTCAGCATTGATAACCCTATGTCTCATTTAGAATTCGCTCTAAAATATGATGATTTAAACTTGGCTTTCGTTAAGGAAGTTTTTACCTCTGTTGACCATCAAACAATATTAGACTACATCAAAGCAAATCTAAATCGAAAATATCAAAGAGTCATAGGGTATCTTTATGAGTTTACCGGAAACAAATCAATAGAGGTTAATGTCACTACCACTAATTACGAGGATATATTGGACTCATCTCAATATGTAACCGGAAATATTATAAAAATACCCAAATGGAAAGTAAACGATAATCTTTCGGGGTCAAAAAATTTCTGCCCGATAATTAGAAGAACTACTGAACTCAGCGAGTTACTTGATTGGAATATTGAAGAAGCAATTGAAAATCTAAAACAAGAATATTCTCCGGAAATTTTTAAACGAGCGAGCTATTATCTTTATAAAAAAGAATCAAAATCCTCCAGTGAAATAGAGAAAGAGGATCCATCGCAAGACAGAATGGAAAAGTTCATAGCTGTACTGGAAGATGCAGGACAAAAGCCCTTTGAAGAATCATTATCTGAAAAAGAATTGGTTCGTTTACAAAATGTTATTGTTGACCCAAGATATGCAGATGATGGTTTTAGGGACTTTCAAAACTATGTCGGTCAAACAATGAGAGACTATACACAAAAAATACATTATGTATGTCCGCCACCGCAATTTGTAAGATCTCTTATGCAAGGAATAGTTGACCTAAATAAAAAAACCATTTTAACCGAAACGATTATAAAAGCCACAATGGTGTCATTTGGTTATGTATATACTCACCCGTTTGAAGATGGCAACGGAAGGATTCATCGCTTTCTTATTCATGATATACTGGTACGTGACGGCATTGTACCAAACAGTACAATACTTCCTGTATCTGCACAAATACTTGCCAACTTGGATGAATATGATACTACTTTAGAGTTACTTTCTAAGTTGATTGAGCGAAAAGTAAAATATGATATTGATGATTCCGGAGAAATGACCGTTAATAATGCCTCCGAAATAGAAGCCTTATACCGATTTCCGGACCTAACCAATCACGCTGTCTTTATGGCAAGAGCTATACAATCTACTGTTAATATTGATGTTCCGGAAGAACTGCTTTTTCTTCAATGCTATGATGAACTTAAGCGTGATATTCAGAGTATAGTAGATATGCCGGACAATAAAGTTGATCGTATGATTTTGTTCCTACACCAGAACAAAGGAAAACTTTCAGGTCGTAAGCGTAAATTTTACAAAGAACTGAACGACAATGAAATCGAACAAATGGAGCAAGCCTATACTCAGATATTTCAAAACTAA